GATCGCGGAATCCACCATGGCGACATGGTGCTCACCGACGTCCGAGTGCCCGCCGAGAACGTCATCGTCGGTCCCGGCCAGTTCGCCCGGCTGATGACAGCATTCAACCTCGAGCGGCTGCACAACTGCGGATTCTGGTTGGGCTTCAGCCAGGCCGCCTACGACGAGGCCGCCAAGTACACCCAGCAGCGCGAGGCATTCGGCAAGCAGATCATCGACTTTCAGTCTGTCTACCACTCGCTGGCCGACATGTGGGTCCAGATCGAGGCGCTGCGACTGCTCGCCTACCGGGCCGCATCCACGGCAATCGAGGGCCGGTTTCCGAAACTCGCCGAAGTAACTCAGGCCAAGCTGTTCGGCGCCACCGCCGGTCCGCAGATCACCCTCAAAGCGATGGAACTGCATGGGGGCTACGGCGTGACAACCGACTACCCGATCCAGCGCATTCATCGGGACTGCGTCACCAACGTGGTGGCCGGGGGTGCACCGGCAGTGCTGCGAAACGGCGTTGCCGCGGGGCTGTTTCCCGACCGCAGATTCCCGCAAGCATGACGCTTTCCGTCGAGCAGCAGGATTTTCAGCAGGCGGTACGCGACTTCTGCGCGCGCGAATGCGCCACCCGCGAACAGCGCGAAGCGCTGCTCGACGCGGACGAAGAGGACCAATCTTCGGTTCTATATAAGAAGCTCGCGCAACTCGGTTGGCTCGGCGTGGCCATCCCCGAGGAATACGGCGGCTCCGGCGGCACCTACGTGGAGCAGACGATTCTCTTCGAGGAACTTTGGCGGGGACTTGCTCCGGTCAAGGCGCTCGGCCCGACGACGACGGTTGCCGGGTGCTACAAGCGATTCGGATCGGAGCAGCAGAAACAGGAGGCACTCTCGGCGATCGCAAGTGGTGAGATCATGTCGATTTCGATCTCGGAACCCGGTGCGGGATCAGACGTCGCCGCGATCGCCTGCCGGGCCGAGCCGGTCGCCGACGGCTATGTGCTCAACGGCCAGAAGACGTGGTGCTCATATGCACACCGGGCCGGGCGAATCCTGTTGGTCGCGCGAACCGGCCACGGCGAGAAACCGCACACGGGTCTGACCATTTTCGAAGTACCTCGCGATACTCCCGGCATCGAGACGCGCCGCATTTCCACATTGGGGGGTCGTGAAGTCAACGACGTCTTCTTCACCGACTGCATTGTTCCCGCCGAAAACGTCGTCGGCGAAATCGGCCGTGGCTTCCCGCAAATCATGGCCGGCCTCGACGGCGAGCGGTTGCTCGGCGCCGCGGTCGGACTTGGGATCGGCCAACGCGCACTCGATGACGCCATCGCATATGTCAAGGAGCGCAAGCAGTTCGGTAAGGCCATCGGAACATTTCAAGCGTTGCGTCATCGCATCGCCGACCTTGCCACTGACCTGGAATGCGCCCGCCTGCTCACCTATGAGGTCGCTGCGCGACTCGAACGCGGCGCCGACCCGGTCACCACGCGGATGACGTCGATGGCCAAGGTCAAGACTTCCGAAGTCGCCAAACGCATCGCGCTCGAGGGTATGCAGATGATGGGCGGCTATGGCTACGCGACCGAGTACGACATGGAAAGCCATGTGCGGCACTCGCTGGTCCTGCCGATCTACGCCGGCACCAACGAGATTCAGCGCGAAATCATCAGCGGTTCACTCGGGCTGCGGTAGTGGGTCCAAATAGTCCTGGTACCGCGGCGGCCGCAAGGCCGCTGACAGATGACGTCGAAGCGCGTGTTGCGTTGATGCCCCTCATCGGCTCTTAGCTGTACTAGCGCATCGCCACGCTACGACTCCCCTCGCGCCGCAACCTAGTTGGCTGTGCGTTTCGCCTTCTGGCCGCGTCGTCGCGGCGTTGGTGACGATCGGCGTTCTGGAGCAGTCTGAGCGCCATAGAGGGTGAACTCGGTGAGGTGGTCGAGCAACTCGGCAGTCGACCACTCGCCTTCCCCGGTGGGAAGTAACCACGCCGCGTTGGTGATGAGTCCCGCGACCATCGCAATCTCGAGACGCAGTTTGACCCCGACGGTCTCGACCGGTATGTCGCGCTCGCTGACGGTGATCTCTTCGGCGATGAATCCGGCAATTTCGTCAAGCGTTGACTCGAATTCGGCACAGAGCGCGCGGCGTTCGTCATCCGGTAGCACCGATCGGTCTGAGAGCACCGTCTGCAGCAAATCGCGATGGGCTCTGAAATGGTCAACGAGCCCTTTCATGAATGCGCGCTCGAGGTCCCAATCCGAAAGCCGCGAAGTGCGGTTCGCGCGGTTGCAAACGGAGCGAAAATCGTCGAGGAACCGCCGGAACGGCCCGAGAGTGGCTTGTCGTATCAGCTCGTCACGACTCGAAAAGTGCCGATACAGCACCGAGCGGGACACACCGGCTTCGCGCGCGATCAGGTCGACAGACGCGCTGTGTCCCGATTGGGTGACAGCGCGCTCTGCAGCCACGAGGATTTGTCGATGGAGCTCAGAAGACCGCCGACGGGCGGTGGTTGCTGCGGCTGCGGTTGGCGGGGTCTTGGCGCGCACAAATCAGATTAGCAATCCGCTCATGCGATTAGGGGGACAGCAGTGTCCCTTTACAGAAACAGATACGCGGCGTTAGCGTCATGGGACGCATCTGTCCCTTAGTTGCCGCTGCATCATGATTTGGAGGAGATCCGAGTTGCTCACCGAGCCGCCGATCTACGGCATCCCTGCAAGCACCGCGCACATCGCCGTCACGATCACCGCTGTCGGTGCCGGCATCGCCGTGCTGTTCTTCATGTGGCACGCAATAACCCGGCGCGATCCGCTGATGATCTTCCTTGGCCTCGCCGGTGGATTGACTGTCTTCACACTGGAACCCTTTACCGATGTGCTGGGGCTGGCAGTCTTCCCAGAGTTGAACCAGATCGGCTGGATCCACGCGCTGGGCCGCCACATCCCCGCGTACGTCGGGCTGATTTACATCTTCTACTGGGCTCCTGCATGGAAATTCGTCACCCACCGACTGGATCACGGAATGAAGGGCCGGGAATTCAGTGCGATCTGCGCTGCTCTCGTCGGCGCGGCGTGCCTGATCGAGGTGATACCAACCAAAGTCGCGATGTGGACCTACTACGGCTCTCAGCCACTCAAGATCGTGGGCTTCCCGATCTGGTGGGCTGTCGCCAACGGCCACTCCGTCGTCGCCAGCGCCGTCGTACTCTATTTCCTGCTCAAGGTGCTGCCTCGCAACCGTCGCTTCCTACTGATCGTCATCATGCCGCCGGTCGTTCTCGCGGTTCATACTCTCGGTTCGGTATTCGCTTACCTAGCAATCGGCTCGACCGCTGCTAGGAGCCCCACGTTCGCTACCTACGGGGGGACTCTAGCGACGATGGCGTTCTGCACCATGATGCTCTGGGTCTACTGGCAGGCGATCAGCCTTGGGCGCCGGGTGAGCTGGTTGTCGGCGGCTGAGCACGACACATCACGAGAGATCGCGGCAAGTTGGAATGGCCAGGCCTACGCCGGGCGAAGCTGACCTCACCGCGGCCGTGACACCGTCCGGAGCAACGGGCGCGCTACCGACGGCGAGGGCTCAGGACCGCTCATTGTGACTGACTGACAAGCCCCACGAACGGTTCGGGTTGTAGCGACGGTCAGGTAAGAGTGCCTCCCCAGGCGAGCTATGGATGTCGCGACGGTCAACTCTATACCTTCGTTATCGGGGCAAATACTGTTGTGCACCAACGGAATTACACCCGAACACGCAGAGCCATTTGCCCGCCCTAGCCGGTGCCGGTGTCCAACGGGACCTGCGACGGCAGAATGGTTCCAGCCGGGACGCGCAGCGTGCCGTCCGAGCCGACGTAGGCAGACCCGCCACCGCTGCCCGAATTATCGTTGCGTACCAGCGGAACCGCGGGTCCCGGGCAGGCACGGCCGGTGCCCGCACCGCAGATGCCGTCCAGGAAATAGGATCGCTTCTGGATGTCGTCGTTCCACGTCCGACTGTGCGCCCCGACGAACAGGTGGGGCACCGTGTAGACGGCGAGAAAGATCATGTTCACTGCCCCGATGATCGACAGTGCCCGGATGACACCGTGCCCGGCCGGCGATGCCTTGACCCGCTCCGACCCTCGCTCGACGAGAGTCCTGCCCCGGTCGTCGAGGAAAAAGCGCAGGAACGTGTAGGCGGTGAGCAGGATCCCCACCAGGAATGCCTCGTGCAGTGGGAACGCGTGATAGCGGTCGGCGAAGATGCTGAAGTGCCCGCCCGCATAAGTCCAAACACCAAGTGGCATAAAGACTACGCCCTCGAATACGACGTCGAAGACGAACATCACCACCCAGCAGATCAGGGCTAGCCCAACCCGACCGAGCCCCGGCCACCGAGCCGACGCCCAGCGCAGCGTCGCCACGCCAATCCGTACGGCGACCGTCATGATCACGACGTAAAGACCGATGATGGTCATGGGCGGTTCGACGACGGTCGCGCCCGGGGCGCCGAACGACAACCAACCGGGGACACTGGTAACCCATGACCCTCGGTTGAATGACCAGGAGTTGTAGGTGATCCACGGGCCGAAGTAGTTGGACAACGGATCTTGAAAGAACAAGGTGCAAAAGGCGAGGGTCAGTGCACCGTCAACGGTGATTGTTCGCTCGCGCCGCCACGGCCGAACGGCGAACCACCACACCAGCGCCGCCATGGCCGGAATCATGGTGACCTGCAAGGTCATTAGGAAGACCTTCATGTACGCCGGCGGATCGCTCGGCCCCACCGGGACCCGCTGGAAGTAGGGGCCAGTGATCCACCGGACGAGTACGTAGGCCATGAACGCAAGCCAGAGCGAGCCGAATGCCGCCCACCACAACACCGGCCGCGAGCGGCGCCGCTCGACTGCGGGGTCCATGGTGTGCCCGTGGACGGTCGAGGCGTTCGACTGGTCTGTCGCCGTAGCGCTCAACGGAGTGTTCACGGCCGCAGCCCCAATCGTGGTCGAGTTGCGGGTTTCATACCGCCCTGGCTCCATGTGGTTCGGGACGCGTTCGTATCGCGGCCAGTTCGGCCTCGAGGACCGCAACACGATCCTCGATTGTGGTTCCGCCAGTGGTCGATTCGTCGTTTCTGATGGCGCGCCCGGTCATGACGGTTGTGGTGACCACCCAGACGAAGTAGACGGTGACGGGAATCCAAAAGCCGATGAGGCCATTCCATGCCAGCGGCCCAGACTTGAATATCCAGACGCCGAAGGTGAAGCCCACCCCCAGCGCGCACCAGAGTTGAAAGTAGGCGAACCACCGTGGATAGACGGGATCGGGGTGGCGATCACGCAGCGTTACCACTGCCAGCGCGACCATCTGGAACATCCCGGTGCAGACAATGCCCAAAAACGGTAGCCATCCTAAGTCATTG
The DNA window shown above is from Mycobacterium sp. Aquia_216 and carries:
- a CDS encoding acyl-CoA dehydrogenase family protein; this encodes MTLSVEQQDFQQAVRDFCARECATREQREALLDADEEDQSSVLYKKLAQLGWLGVAIPEEYGGSGGTYVEQTILFEELWRGLAPVKALGPTTTVAGCYKRFGSEQQKQEALSAIASGEIMSISISEPGAGSDVAAIACRAEPVADGYVLNGQKTWCSYAHRAGRILLVARTGHGEKPHTGLTIFEVPRDTPGIETRRISTLGGREVNDVFFTDCIVPAENVVGEIGRGFPQIMAGLDGERLLGAAVGLGIGQRALDDAIAYVKERKQFGKAIGTFQALRHRIADLATDLECARLLTYEVAARLERGADPVTTRMTSMAKVKTSEVAKRIALEGMQMMGGYGYATEYDMESHVRHSLVLPIYAGTNEIQREIISGSLGLR
- a CDS encoding spirocyclase AveC family protein encodes the protein MNTPLSATATDQSNASTVHGHTMDPAVERRRSRPVLWWAAFGSLWLAFMAYVLVRWITGPYFQRVPVGPSDPPAYMKVFLMTLQVTMIPAMAALVWWFAVRPWRRERTITVDGALTLAFCTLFFQDPLSNYFGPWITYNSWSFNRGSWVTSVPGWLSFGAPGATVVEPPMTIIGLYVVIMTVAVRIGVATLRWASARWPGLGRVGLALICWVVMFVFDVVFEGVVFMPLGVWTYAGGHFSIFADRYHAFPLHEAFLVGILLTAYTFLRFFLDDRGRTLVERGSERVKASPAGHGVIRALSIIGAVNMIFLAVYTVPHLFVGAHSRTWNDDIQKRSYFLDGICGAGTGRACPGPAVPLVRNDNSGSGGGSAYVGSDGTLRVPAGTILPSQVPLDTGTG